One Phocaeicola dorei genomic region harbors:
- a CDS encoding SAM-dependent methyltransferase, with protein MEVALYLLPVTLGETPVENVLPVYNKEVILGIKHFIVEDVRSARRFLKKVDRGIDIDALTFYPLNKHTSPEDISGYLKPLLAGQSMGVISEAGCPAVADPGADVVAIAQRKNLKVVPLVGPSSIIMSVMGSGFNGQSFAFHGYLPIESGERAKRIKVLEQRVYAEDQTQLFIETPYRNNKMVEDILKNCRPQTKLCIAANITCEGEYIKTKTIKEWQGKLPDLSKIPCIFLIYK; from the coding sequence ATGGAAGTTGCTTTGTATCTATTGCCTGTCACATTGGGCGAAACTCCTGTGGAAAATGTGTTACCTGTGTATAATAAAGAGGTCATTCTCGGCATCAAACATTTTATTGTAGAAGATGTACGCTCGGCACGTCGCTTTTTGAAAAAGGTAGATCGTGGGATTGACATAGATGCATTGACTTTTTATCCATTGAACAAACATACTTCTCCTGAAGATATTTCCGGTTATCTGAAACCTTTGTTAGCCGGACAGTCCATGGGAGTTATTTCTGAAGCCGGTTGTCCGGCTGTTGCCGATCCTGGAGCGGATGTGGTTGCTATTGCTCAGCGTAAGAATCTTAAAGTGGTGCCTTTGGTAGGACCTTCCTCTATTATTATGTCTGTTATGGGGTCGGGTTTTAATGGACAAAGTTTTGCTTTTCATGGTTATTTGCCTATTGAGTCTGGTGAGCGTGCAAAACGTATTAAGGTATTGGAGCAGCGTGTTTATGCAGAAGATCAGACGCAGCTTTTTATTGAAACTCCTTATCGTAATAATAAGATGGTGGAAGATATTCTTAAGAATTGCCGTCCGCAAACCAAACTTTGTATTGCTGCCAATATTACGTGTGAAGGAGAATATATCAAGACTAAGACAATAAAGGAGTGGCAGGGGAAATTGCCGGACTTATCGAAGATTCCCTGCATATTCTTGATTTATAAGTAG
- the lipA gene encoding lipoyl synthase, translating to MNHVKKPDWLKINIGANARYTETKHIVDSHKLHTICSSGRCPNMGECWGKGTATFMIGGEICTRSCKFCNTQTGRPLPLDPEEPTHVAESIQLMKLSHAVITSVDRDDLNDLGAAHWAKTISEIKRLNPETTSEVLIPDFQGRSELIQLVIDAKPDIISHNMETVRRISPLVRSAANYATSLKVIKQIANNGITAKSGIMVGLGERPEEVEEVMDDLLAQGCKILTIGQYLQPTHRHYPVAEYITPDQFKQYRTIGLKKGFREVESAPLVRSSYHAEKHIKFKG from the coding sequence ATGAATCATGTTAAAAAACCAGACTGGCTTAAAATAAACATAGGGGCAAACGCTCGATATACCGAGACCAAACATATTGTAGATTCTCATAAACTACATACCATTTGTAGTAGCGGACGATGTCCCAATATGGGAGAATGCTGGGGAAAAGGTACTGCCACTTTTATGATAGGTGGCGAAATTTGTACCCGTTCCTGCAAATTTTGCAACACACAGACCGGACGACCTCTTCCGTTAGACCCTGAAGAACCGACCCATGTAGCAGAGTCCATTCAACTCATGAAATTATCCCATGCCGTTATTACTTCTGTAGACCGTGATGATCTAAATGATTTGGGTGCTGCCCATTGGGCTAAAACGATTTCAGAAATCAAACGATTGAATCCGGAAACCACGTCCGAAGTTTTAATTCCTGATTTTCAAGGAAGAAGCGAACTGATTCAGCTAGTCATTGACGCCAAACCAGACATCATTTCACACAATATGGAAACCGTACGCCGCATCAGTCCCTTGGTACGAAGTGCAGCCAACTATGCAACCAGTTTAAAGGTCATCAAACAAATAGCCAATAATGGTATTACAGCTAAATCCGGTATTATGGTAGGTTTGGGAGAACGGCCGGAAGAAGTGGAAGAAGTCATGGACGATTTATTGGCACAAGGTTGCAAAATACTTACTATTGGCCAATATCTACAACCCACCCACCGCCATTATCCGGTAGCGGAATATATTACCCCCGATCAATTCAAACAGTATAGAACAATTGGATTAAAGAAAGGATTCCGAGAAGTGGAAAGCGCACCTTTGGTACGTTCCTCCTATCATGCAGAAAAACATATAAAATTTAAAGGGTAA
- a CDS encoding S9 family peptidase, which translates to MRKLSIFIILFFCLLTVGAQQVSLQDVANRTYRAEGIRGIKPMLDGEHYTQMSTDGKKIMQYSFKTGKETGTIFDVNTARDCSIKSFDDYIMSPDEKLILIQTDTKPIYRRSFTANYYIFNVKNNKMEPLSENGPQQVPLFSPDGNQIAFVRDNNIYLVKLLFGNSESQVTKDGKFNEVLNGIPDWVYEEEFGFNRAFDFSADSQMLAYIRFDESQVPMYSFPLYKGMVPALEKFSTYPGEYEYKYPMPGIDNSKVTVHTFDIKSKVTRKMDLPLDADGYIPRIKFTDDENALAIMTLNRHQNRFDLYFANPRSTLCKLMVRDEAPQYIKEEAYSNIVFYPKNFVVMSEKDGYNHLYLYTSGGNLVKQLTKGNFEVKDFLGWDEATNTFYFESNEGSPLRTAIYKVDGKGKKTKLSKQEGTHKAIFSNNMKYYINTFSNINTPPVITLNDNNGKELATLVDNNKLKHQVSRLNMPSKELFSFKTNDGVELNGWIMKPANFNPNKKYPVIMHQYSGPGSQEVADKWGIGARRDGGMFEAYMAGQGFIMACVDGRGTGGRGSDFEKCTYLNLGVKESKDQVEAAKYLSTLPYVDGNRIGIWGWSYGGYNTLMSMSEGTPIFKAGVAVAAPTDWRFYDSVYTERFMRTPKENMEGYNAASAINRANKLNGELLLIHGTADDNVHLRNNAEYSEALVQADKQFDMQIYTNRNHGISGGNTTRHLLTRVANFFIDNLK; encoded by the coding sequence ATGAGAAAATTAAGCATATTTATTATTTTATTCTTCTGCCTGCTGACAGTCGGAGCCCAACAAGTAAGCTTGCAAGACGTAGCAAACAGAACGTATCGTGCCGAAGGAATCAGAGGTATCAAACCGATGTTGGATGGAGAACATTACACCCAAATGAGTACTGATGGCAAAAAAATCATGCAGTATTCTTTCAAGACCGGCAAAGAAACAGGTACCATCTTCGATGTAAATACGGCCCGTGACTGTAGCATCAAGTCATTTGATGACTATATCATGTCACCCGATGAGAAACTGATTCTAATACAGACTGATACCAAACCGATTTATCGTCGTTCGTTTACTGCCAATTATTATATTTTCAACGTAAAAAACAATAAAATGGAACCGCTCTCAGAAAACGGCCCACAACAGGTTCCTTTATTCTCACCGGATGGCAATCAGATAGCTTTTGTACGTGATAATAACATCTATCTGGTAAAATTATTGTTTGGCAACAGTGAATCACAAGTAACCAAAGACGGCAAATTCAACGAAGTACTAAATGGTATTCCCGACTGGGTATATGAGGAGGAATTCGGTTTCAACCGTGCTTTCGACTTCAGTGCAGACAGCCAGATGCTTGCCTATATCCGTTTTGATGAGAGTCAAGTACCTATGTATTCTTTTCCACTATACAAAGGTATGGTTCCCGCATTAGAGAAATTCAGCACTTATCCGGGAGAATATGAATACAAATACCCTATGCCAGGAATTGACAACTCCAAAGTAACCGTTCATACTTTTGATATAAAAAGTAAGGTAACCCGCAAGATGGACTTGCCTCTAGACGCAGACGGTTATATCCCTCGCATCAAGTTTACGGATGATGAGAATGCGTTGGCAATCATGACTTTGAACCGTCATCAAAACCGTTTCGACCTCTATTTTGCCAATCCACGAAGTACATTGTGTAAACTGATGGTACGTGATGAAGCTCCCCAATACATTAAAGAAGAAGCATACTCCAACATCGTTTTCTATCCAAAAAATTTTGTGGTGATGAGTGAAAAAGACGGTTATAACCATCTCTATCTTTACACTAGCGGAGGAAACCTGGTTAAGCAACTCACAAAAGGAAACTTCGAAGTGAAAGATTTCCTGGGATGGGATGAAGCTACCAACACATTCTATTTTGAGAGCAATGAAGGCAGTCCGCTACGCACCGCTATCTACAAAGTGGATGGCAAAGGTAAAAAGACCAAACTGTCCAAGCAGGAAGGAACTCATAAAGCTATTTTCAGTAACAATATGAAGTATTACATCAATACTTTCTCTAATATCAACACCCCTCCTGTCATTACCCTTAATGACAATAATGGTAAAGAGTTGGCAACCTTAGTAGATAATAACAAATTGAAACACCAAGTTTCACGTCTGAATATGCCAAGTAAAGAACTATTTAGTTTCAAGACCAATGACGGTGTGGAATTGAATGGTTGGATAATGAAACCCGCAAATTTCAATCCAAACAAAAAATATCCTGTTATCATGCACCAATACAGTGGACCGGGTTCACAAGAAGTTGCAGACAAATGGGGAATTGGAGCCCGTAGAGATGGCGGCATGTTCGAAGCTTATATGGCCGGTCAAGGTTTCATCATGGCTTGTGTAGACGGACGCGGAACTGGTGGCCGGGGTTCTGATTTTGAAAAATGTACCTACTTGAACTTAGGAGTAAAAGAATCGAAAGATCAAGTAGAAGCCGCCAAATACTTAAGTACACTACCTTACGTGGATGGTAACCGTATCGGTATATGGGGATGGAGCTATGGAGGTTACAATACATTAATGTCCATGAGTGAAGGAACACCGATATTCAAAGCAGGAGTCGCTGTTGCAGCTCCTACAGACTGGCGTTTCTACGATTCGGTATATACAGAGCGCTTCATGCGTACCCCCAAAGAAAACATGGAAGGTTACAATGCTGCATCTGCTATTAACCGTGCCAACAAACTGAACGGTGAATTGTTGCTGATCCACGGCACAGCAGATGATAATGTACACTTACGTAACAACGCAGAATATAGTGAAGCATTGGTACAGGCCGACAAGCAATTTGACATGCAAATCTATACCAACCGCAACCATGGAATCAGTGGAGGCAACACAACTAGACATTTACTGACTCGCGTAGCTAATTTCTTTATTGATAATTTAAAATAA